One Nitrosopumilus piranensis genomic region harbors:
- the purS gene encoding phosphoribosylformylglycinamidine synthase subunit PurS — MDTYNVHVTIENKPGISDPEGDTILNDLVLKGTHKTVSKIKTAKMLKFTIKEKDKKSAQFKIQEICDELRIYNPMVSKVTIDVFDA, encoded by the coding sequence ATGGATACGTATAATGTTCATGTAACAATTGAAAATAAACCTGGGATTAGTGATCCTGAAGGGGACACAATTCTAAATGATTTGGTATTAAAGGGTACCCACAAAACAGTATCTAAAATTAAAACTGCAAAAATGCTAAAATTCACCATTAAAGAAAAAGACAAAAAATCCGCACAATTTAAAATACAAGAAATATGTGATGAATTACGCATCTATAATCCCATGGTGAGTAAAGTCACAATTGACGTCTTTGATGCTTAG
- a CDS encoding CBS domain-containing protein, with product MAHVRDIMQKNVITIEHDKTVLDASIVLREKEISFLVIIKKGKPVGVVSERDIVQKIAAKDLKSSSVLIEEVMSKKFKWVSPDTVIEDAVQKMLNNNIRRLIILEDEKLVGVITQTNLAEFLRSKLLINAMIDNIDSEKY from the coding sequence ATGGCTCATGTGAGAGACATTATGCAAAAAAATGTCATTACAATCGAACATGATAAAACAGTCCTTGATGCGTCTATTGTTCTTAGAGAAAAAGAGATCAGTTTTTTGGTCATAATTAAAAAGGGAAAACCAGTAGGGGTTGTTTCAGAACGAGATATTGTTCAAAAAATAGCAGCCAAAGATCTAAAATCATCATCAGTTTTAATCGAAGAAGTCATGTCAAAGAAATTCAAGTGGGTGAGTCCAGATACAGTAATTGAGGATGCTGTTCAAAAAATGTTGAATAACAACATACGACGGTTAATCATCCTAGAAGATGAAAAGTTGGTAGGAGTAATCACACAAACAAATCTGGCGGAATTTTTACGCAGTAAACTCTTGATTAATGCAATGATAGACAATATTGATTCAGAAAAATACTAA